A region from the Etheostoma spectabile isolate EspeVRDwgs_2016 chromosome 9, UIUC_Espe_1.0, whole genome shotgun sequence genome encodes:
- the opa1 gene encoding dynamin-like GTPase OPA1, mitochondrial isoform X1, translating into MLRVGSNAACMACRNLVSTNMGVRFRVPLQKLHPLSRAIHHRYSGNTNPQRPPHRTAARSFTSMSRLPMRPPKPPPGSGGHGHQQQRNFWVARLAARLLRLRYILLGSAVGGGYTAKKTYDEWKDMLPDFSEYNWVIPDFVWELSEHIDLDKLAKALPEMEEIAKLLPDFDKIGENFTFLKSLLSFGVSLGSEVKGASGLHLLLETSGDPPLKATDSSAAATQDGSDKQYKKGLLGELILIQQQIQLHEEEVRRAAAANSSSPPPPEPAPSPPPNPSPPQQKRKSSDREKIDQLQEELLRTQLKYQRMLERLEKENKELRKVVLQKDDKGIHQRKVKKSLIDLYSEVLDILSDYDANYNTQDHLPRVVVVGDQSAGKTSVLEMIAQARIFPRGSGEMMTRSPVKVTLSEGPHHVAMFKDSGREFDLSKEEDLAALRHEIELRMRKSVKQGQTVSCETISLSVKGPGIQRMVLVDLPGVISTVTAGMASDTKETIFSISKAYMQNPNAIILCIQDGSVDAERSIVTDLVSQMDPQGKRTIFVLTKVDLAEKNLASPNRIQQIVEGKLFPMKALGYFAVVTGKGSSGESIDSIKDYEEDFFQNSRLLRDGMLKAHQVTTKNLSLAVSDCFWKMVRESVEQQADVFKASRFNLETEWKNNYPRLRELDRNELFEKAKNEILDEVISLSQVTPQHWEAILQKKLWERVSTHVIENIYLPAAQTMDSGTFNTTVDIKLKQWTDKQLPHKALEIAWETLQEEFARFMAEYKGKDQDDIFDKLKEAVKDESIKRHKWNERAMDSLRVIQHNALEDRSITDKPQWDAAIQFMEETLQSRLKDTESVISDMVGPGWRQRWINWVNRTPDQHVRNETKNELDRLLKLHDEHTAYLANDEVTTVRKNLEGRGVEVDPVLIKDTWHQLYRRHFLQKALSHCNLCRRGFYYYQRHFVDSELECNDVVLFWRIQRMLVITANTLRQQLTNTEVRRLEKNVKEVLDDFGEDMEKKTHLITGRRVQLAEDLKKVREIQEKLEAFIEALHKEK; encoded by the exons ATGTTGCGTGTCGGGAGTAACGCTGCCTG CATGGCTTGCAGGAACCTGGTCTCCACCAACATGGGGGTGAGATTTCGAGTACCGCTGCAAAAGCTGCACCCTCTGTCTCGTGCCATCCACCATCGCTACTCGGGAAACACCAACCCCCAGCGACCCCCTCATCGCACCGCAGCACGCTCTTTTACCTCCATGTCACGGTTGCCCATGCGGCCTCCCAAGCCTCCCCCAGGGTCAGGGGGCCATGGTCACCAGCAGCAGCGCAACTTCTGGGTGGCCCGCCTTGCTGCCAGGCTCCTAAGGCTCCGATACATTCTGCTGGGGTCGGCAGTAGGAGGAGGGTACACCGCTAAAAAG ACCTATGACGAGTGGAAGGACATGCTGCCTGATTTTAGTGAATACAACTGGGTCATTCCTGATTTTGTCTGGGAACTGAGTGAACACATTGATCTTG ATAAACTGGCCAAAGCTCTACCAGAGATGGAGGAAATAGCCAAGCTACTACCAGACTTTGACAAGATAGGCGAGAACTTCACTTTCCTCAAAAGCCTCCTGTCCTTTG GTGTGAGTTTGGGTAGTGAAGTCAAAGGAGCTTCTGGTCTGCATCTGTTGTTAG AAACCTCAGGCGATCCTCCTCTCAAAGCCACAGATTCTTCTGCTGCAGCCACACAAGATGGCAGCGACAAGCAATACAAAAAG GGTCTGCTTGGCGAGCTCATTCTTATTCAGCAGCAGATCCAGCTGCACGAGGAGGAGGTCCGGCGGGCCGCAGCAGCCAATAGTTCGTCCCCCCCACCGCCAGAGCCTGCTCCCAGTCCGCCTCCGAACCCCAGCCCCCCTCAACAGAAACGCAAG TCATCAGACAGAGAAAAGATAGACCAGCTTCAAGAAGAACTGCTCCGAACGCAG CTCAAATATCAGCGCATGCTGGAGAGACTGGAGAAGGAGAATAAAGAGTTAAGGAAAGTGGTGTTGCAAAAAGATGATAAGGGGATTCACCAGCGGAAAGTGAAG AAATCCCTTATTGATTTGTATTCTGAAGTCCTGGACATTTTGTCTGACTATGATGCCAACTACAACACCCAGGACCACCTACCCAGG GTGGTTGTGGTTGGGGATCAGAGTGCTGGGAAGACTAGCGTGCTGGAGATGATAGCCCAGGCCAGGATCTTCCCCAGGGGCTCAGGAGAGATGATGACCCGCTCTCCTGTCAAG GTAACACTAAGCGAAGGCCCCCACCACGTGGCCATGTTTAAGGACAGTGGCCGAGAGTTTGACCTCTccaaggaggaagac CTTGCTGCTCTGAGGCATGAGATTGAGCTGAGGATGAGAAAGAGTGTGAAGCAAGGACAGACAGTCAGCTGTGAG ACAATATCTTTGAGTGTCAAAGGCCCCGGCATCCAGAGGATGGTGCTTGTTGACTTACCAGGAGTCATCAGT acTGTGACTGCAGGCATGGCATCAGATACTAAGGAAACCATCTTCAGCATCAGCAAGGCCTACATGCAGAACCCCAATGCAATCATCCTCTGTATTCAGG ATGGCAGTGTGGATGCAGAGAGGAGCATTGTAACAGACTTGGTTAGCCAGATGGACCCCCAGGGGAAAAGGACCATCTTTGTCCTGACCAAGGTGGACTTGGCTGAGAAGAACCTGGCTAGCCCAAACAGA atccaGCAAATAGTGGAAGGGAAGTTGTTTCCCATGAAGGCCCTTGGCTACTTTGCAGTGGTGACAGGAAAAG GGAGCAGCGGCGAAAGCATAGACTCTATTAAAGACTATGAGGAAGACTTCTTCCAGAACTCCAGATTACTCAG GGACGGCATGCTGAAGGCCCACCAGGTGACAACAAAGAACTTGAGTCTGGCAGTCTCTGACTGCTTTTGGAAGATGGTTAGGGAGTCTGTTGAGCAGCAGGCCGATGTCTTCAAAG CATCTCGCTTCAACCTGGAGACCGAATGGAAGAACAACTACCCtcgtctgagagagctggacagG aaTGAACTCTTTGAAAAGGCCAAAAATGAAATTTTGGATGAAGTCATTAGTTTGAGTCAAGTGACCCCACAACACTG gGAGGCCATCTTGCAGAAGAAGCTGTGGGAACGTGTTTCCACCCATGTGATAGAGAACATCTACTTGCCTGCTGCCCAAACAATGGACTCGGGTACTTTTAACACCACCGTAGACATCAAACTCAAGCAGTGGACCGACAAGCAGCTTCCACACAAAGCGCTGGAG ATTGCCTGGGAGACACTGCAGGAAGAGTTTGCCCGCTTCATGGCTGAATACAAAGGCAAAGACCAGGACGACATTTTTGACAAGTTGAAGGAGGCTGTGAAGGACGAGAGCATCAAGAGGCACAAGTGGAATGAGAGGGCCATGGACAGCCTG aggGTGATCCAGCACAATGCCCTAGAAGACCGCTCCATCACAGACAAGCCCCAGTGGGACGCAGCCATCCAGTTCATGGAGGAAACCCTTCAGTCACGCCTCAAAGACA CGGAGTCAGTAATCAGTGATATGGTGGGTCCAGGCTGGAGGCAGAGGTGGATTAACTGGGTTAATCGCACACCAGATCAG CATGTTcgtaatgaaacaaaaaatgagCTGGACCGCTTGCTGAAGCTGCACGATGAGCACACAGCCTACTTGGCCAATGACGAGGTGACCACAGTCAGGAAGAATCTGGAGGGTCGAGGGGTTGAAGTTGACCCTGTGCTG ATCAAGGACACGTGGCATCAGCTGTATCGCCGACACTTCTTGCAGAAGGCGCTGTCTCACTGTAACCTCTGCAGGAGAGGTTTCTACTACTACCAGAGACACTTTGTTGACTCTGAA TTGGAGTGCAATGATGTGGTACTGTTCTGGAGGATTCAGAGGATGCTGGTCATCACAGCCAACACTCTTCGACAGCAGCTCACCAACACTGAGG TGCGCCGATTGGAGAAAAATGTGAAGGAGGTGTTAGATGACTTTGgggaagacatggagaagaagACCCACCTCATCACTGGCCGCCGAGTCCAGCTGGCCGAGGATCTCA